In the Candidatus Electrothrix rattekaaiensis genome, one interval contains:
- a CDS encoding SO_0444 family Cu/Zn efflux transporter — protein MSFLYDALSSSWNLLNQSAIYMLFGLLISGLLKEYLSPTYVANHLGSGRFSSVFKASLLGIPIPLCSCGVLPAAATLKKQGANNGAVTAFLISTPESGIDSISITWALLDPIMTIARPVSAFISAAIAGIAENLLSFSDPAVSSNLEGKNNALAQGVRSCGCGCSGEQQQEGLLKKEAATKKGFLKRFPGKLKAGIKYAIFDIWEELAGWFIVGILLAGVMTVLLPDTFITAYLGGGLSSMLLMLVIGIPLYICATASTPIAAAFLLKGVSPGTALVFLLVGPATNITSLSVLVGLLGKRAVAIYLTSIALVSVTCGIILDAVYSTLGISVITAVAKHGKKLPAELTMTATLVLLALSIRPVKNSLLRRFRRKKDGCCSRDDISSCACGHDAAPPLQPLSDLRKKN, from the coding sequence ATGTCTTTTCTGTATGATGCCCTTTCTTCGTCATGGAACCTGCTCAATCAATCCGCAATCTACATGCTGTTCGGCCTGTTGATCAGCGGGCTCCTTAAAGAGTATCTTTCACCCACCTATGTGGCAAATCATCTGGGTTCTGGCCGCTTTAGCTCTGTATTCAAGGCATCCCTGCTCGGCATCCCCATTCCGCTCTGCTCCTGCGGTGTGCTACCCGCAGCAGCTACCCTCAAAAAACAGGGGGCCAATAACGGGGCGGTGACTGCTTTTTTGATCTCCACCCCGGAATCAGGGATTGATTCCATTTCTATTACCTGGGCCCTGCTTGATCCGATCATGACCATTGCCCGTCCGGTTTCCGCGTTTATTTCCGCTGCCATTGCCGGTATAGCGGAAAACCTTTTATCTTTTTCCGACCCGGCTGTTTCGTCAAACTTGGAGGGGAAAAACAACGCACTGGCACAAGGGGTGAGATCCTGCGGCTGTGGTTGCAGCGGAGAACAGCAACAGGAAGGACTCTTAAAGAAAGAGGCTGCAACAAAGAAGGGTTTTCTGAAAAGATTTCCTGGGAAACTCAAGGCTGGTATCAAATATGCTATCTTTGATATCTGGGAGGAACTTGCTGGCTGGTTTATCGTCGGCATTCTGCTCGCCGGAGTCATGACGGTGCTCCTGCCAGATACCTTTATTACCGCCTATCTTGGTGGCGGACTCAGCTCCATGCTCCTTATGCTGGTGATAGGGATTCCGCTCTATATCTGCGCCACAGCCTCCACCCCTATTGCGGCGGCCTTTCTCCTGAAAGGGGTCAGTCCGGGGACAGCCTTGGTCTTTCTGCTGGTCGGGCCTGCCACCAATATCACCTCCCTGTCCGTGCTGGTCGGTCTGCTGGGTAAACGGGCGGTTGCCATCTACCTCACCTCTATCGCCCTTGTCAGCGTGACCTGCGGGATCATTCTGGATGCGGTATACAGTACGCTCGGTATTTCCGTTATTACCGCTGTAGCGAAACATGGCAAAAAGCTGCCAGCAGAACTAACTATGACCGCGACCTTGGTGCTGCTCGCTCTGTCGATCCGCCCGGTAAAAAACAGCCTCCTGCGACGGTTCAGACGAAAGAAAGACGGGTGCTGTTCGAGAGATGATATTTCTTCTTGTGCCTGCGGTCATGATGCTGCCCCGCCGTTGCAACCGCTCAGTGATCTACGGAAAAAGAATTAA
- a CDS encoding AAA family ATPase → MEKLGLGIQELSKFRQRNLIYVDKTEAIYQLIESGTYYFLSRPRRFGKSLLINTIEELFCGNRDLFKGCWIYDKWNWEERTPVIKISFSEIGYRKDGLEQALERWLSGQAELHGVRLEAPSYDRQFLELLEKVGGETPAAVLIDEYDKPIIDYLERSEFKRALENREILKTLYTGVKDQDKYLRFFFMTGVSKFSKVSIFSDLNHLTDITISKHFAAITGYTEAEIRHFYQEHLKSLCQEFGRAEDDMMRDIARWYNGYSWDGKTFVFNPYSIISLFFHQVFRNYWFETGSPTFLIKKMKEDGKKINASIHKKVNESAFNKYDIEDINSTAIMFQTGYLTIKEFDPLLNKYRLDFPNKEVCDSFLNFAAEHYAGASQDEMGGIVEMLREALEQNDVQSFFISLQALFSSIAGRQLDKVKEYEGFYHSVIYITLKILGIHVACEVQSHFGTTDAVIQTDKYVYVVEFKMGSAQSALEQIKKRKYHAPFLADRREVVLIGFGFDKAERNLTEFLVENILKTLQRERQI, encoded by the coding sequence ATGGAAAAATTAGGTTTAGGTATCCAGGAATTATCAAAATTCAGACAAAGAAATTTGATTTATGTGGATAAAACCGAGGCAATTTACCAGCTGATAGAGAGTGGAACCTATTATTTTCTTTCTCGCCCTAGGCGATTTGGTAAATCCCTGCTGATTAACACCATTGAGGAGCTTTTTTGCGGAAACAGAGATTTATTTAAAGGCTGCTGGATCTATGATAAATGGAACTGGGAAGAACGAACGCCGGTCATTAAAATCAGTTTTTCCGAAATAGGGTATAGAAAGGATGGATTAGAGCAGGCCCTGGAACGTTGGCTGTCTGGACAGGCTGAGCTGCACGGCGTTCGTTTGGAGGCACCGAGTTACGACAGGCAATTTTTAGAACTCCTGGAAAAGGTTGGCGGTGAAACTCCGGCGGCAGTCCTTATTGATGAATACGATAAGCCGATTATTGACTATCTGGAGCGTTCGGAATTCAAGCGGGCACTGGAAAATCGGGAGATTTTAAAAACATTGTATACCGGCGTGAAAGATCAGGATAAATATCTGCGTTTTTTCTTTATGACCGGAGTGTCCAAGTTCAGCAAGGTTTCCATTTTCAGCGATCTTAATCACCTGACCGATATAACCATTTCTAAGCATTTTGCCGCAATCACCGGATACACCGAGGCTGAAATCAGGCATTTTTATCAAGAGCACCTCAAGAGCCTCTGTCAGGAATTCGGTCGAGCAGAAGACGATATGATGCGGGATATTGCCCGCTGGTACAACGGTTATTCTTGGGACGGTAAGACCTTTGTTTTTAATCCCTATTCTATCATCAGCCTGTTCTTTCACCAAGTGTTCAGGAACTACTGGTTCGAGACCGGCAGCCCGACTTTTCTCATCAAAAAAATGAAAGAGGACGGGAAAAAAATCAATGCGTCCATTCATAAAAAAGTGAATGAATCCGCGTTCAATAAATACGATATTGAAGATATCAACAGCACTGCCATTATGTTTCAGACAGGCTATTTGACCATCAAGGAGTTCGATCCCTTACTCAATAAATACCGTCTCGATTTCCCCAATAAAGAGGTGTGTGATTCCTTCCTGAATTTTGCGGCAGAACATTATGCCGGTGCTTCTCAGGATGAAATGGGCGGCATTGTGGAAATGCTGCGGGAAGCTCTTGAGCAGAATGATGTACAGAGCTTTTTTATCTCCTTGCAGGCTTTATTCAGCTCAATTGCGGGCCGACAGCTGGATAAGGTTAAAGAATACGAAGGATTTTATCACTCGGTTATCTATATTACCCTGAAAATTCTGGGTATTCATGTGGCCTGCGAGGTGCAGTCCCATTTTGGCACCACTGATGCTGTCATTCAGACCGATAAGTACGTCTATGTTGTTGAGTTTAAAATGGGTTCTGCGCAATCAGCTTTGGAGCAGATAAAAAAGAGGAAATATCATGCGCCTTTTCTTGCTGACCGACGAGAAGTGGTTTTGATAGGATTCGGGTTTGATAAGGCAGAGAGAAATCTTACCGAGTTTCTCGTTGAAAATATTTTGAAAACGCTTCAACGTGAGAGACAGATTTAA
- the glmM gene encoding phosphoglucosamine mutase, which produces MRQLFGTDGVRGVANTYPMTTEIAMQLGRAIAFIVKNNTRRHHIVIGKDTRVSGYMIENALAAGICSMGVDVQLLGPLPTPGIAFITTSMRADAGVVISASHNPFQDNGIKIFSRDGFKLPDETELDIEDLIFSQKMAALRPVADEVGKASRIDDAKGRYIVFLKNTFPDKYTLDDFHIVLDCAHGATYKVAPHVFAELGAKVTCVGVEPDGKNINRNCGALHPEVMAEKVKQLGADIGLALDGDGDRLIVCDEKGVIVDGDHIMAICASDLINRRKLKKKTLVATVMSNMGLGKVMTDLGGQLVRANVGDRYVVETMRSKGYNFGGEQSGHLVFLDYNTTGDGILAGLQLLAIMIKKKKPLSELADIMISYPQVLENVRMSSKIMPEQIQGFPEALQAAEEQLGTRGRILVRPSGTEPLIRVMAEGEDEKEISTIALELCDVIRRADRM; this is translated from the coding sequence ATGCGACAACTTTTCGGCACTGACGGCGTGCGCGGGGTGGCCAATACCTACCCCATGACCACGGAAATAGCCATGCAGCTGGGTAGGGCTATTGCCTTTATCGTCAAAAATAATACCAGGCGTCATCACATTGTTATTGGTAAAGATACCAGGGTTTCCGGTTATATGATTGAAAACGCGCTGGCAGCAGGAATCTGCTCAATGGGCGTTGATGTACAGCTTCTGGGGCCCTTGCCCACCCCTGGTATCGCCTTTATAACCACCTCCATGCGAGCGGATGCCGGGGTTGTTATTTCCGCCTCCCATAATCCTTTTCAGGATAACGGGATTAAAATTTTTTCCAGAGACGGTTTCAAGTTGCCCGATGAAACAGAGCTAGATATCGAGGATCTGATCTTTTCCCAGAAAATGGCGGCTCTCAGGCCGGTGGCTGATGAGGTGGGCAAGGCCTCTCGGATTGATGATGCAAAGGGACGGTATATTGTTTTTTTGAAAAATACTTTTCCGGATAAATATACCTTAGATGATTTTCATATCGTCCTTGACTGCGCCCACGGTGCCACCTACAAGGTTGCCCCCCATGTTTTTGCCGAACTCGGGGCCAAGGTGACCTGTGTCGGTGTTGAGCCGGACGGCAAGAATATTAATCGAAACTGCGGGGCCCTGCACCCGGAGGTCATGGCGGAGAAGGTTAAACAGCTGGGGGCGGATATCGGTTTGGCCCTTGACGGTGATGGTGATCGGCTCATTGTCTGTGATGAAAAAGGTGTTATCGTAGACGGGGACCATATCATGGCCATCTGCGCATCTGACCTGATTAACCGGAGAAAACTCAAAAAGAAAACCCTGGTTGCCACAGTGATGAGCAATATGGGCCTGGGAAAGGTCATGACTGATCTGGGTGGGCAGCTGGTGCGGGCCAATGTGGGAGACCGTTATGTTGTGGAGACCATGCGGAGCAAAGGGTATAATTTTGGCGGAGAGCAGTCTGGGCATTTGGTTTTTCTTGATTATAACACCACGGGCGACGGCATTCTTGCCGGGCTCCAACTGCTCGCGATTATGATTAAAAAGAAAAAGCCCCTGTCTGAGCTGGCCGATATCATGATCTCCTATCCCCAGGTACTGGAGAATGTCCGCATGTCTAGCAAAATTATGCCTGAGCAGATTCAAGGTTTTCCTGAAGCCTTGCAGGCAGCAGAAGAACAGCTCGGTACACGGGGACGGATTCTGGTGCGACCTTCAGGAACTGAACCGCTCATTCGGGTTATGGCTGAGGGTGAGGATGAAAAGGAAATCTCTACTATTGCCTTGGAACTCTGTGATGTTATCCGGCGAGCCGATCGGATGTAG
- a CDS encoding CdaR family protein gives MVKQLRNWKRTINYKDLLLKLLSLALGILIWFLAVGTDQIDVSMNIPIEVLNLPKNLVIYNQYQKEISVTLRGPRGIIQELRNRPPSLSLDLSKATSDTIVLNTETLSFPLPSGISILRMQPASITLSIDKLLERQIPITAVTEGDVAEGYILKEVALNPDKILVSGPASIVTQEEALKTYVINLAGLDHSTTLPVHLDLSPEFMELIGETMVVAKLAVADKFVEKKVKKIPINIREVEQEVQAKPNSITVVAAIPEKLISETPVLSMLFRASVSAGSGEFPRKVQVIVNGVSVPGHEPIQIISYSPTEVQVSLTKKKE, from the coding sequence ATGGTTAAACAGTTGCGTAATTGGAAGAGAACAATAAATTATAAGGATCTCCTGCTCAAGCTGCTTTCTCTTGCTCTCGGCATCCTGATCTGGTTTTTGGCAGTGGGCACGGATCAGATTGATGTGAGCATGAATATCCCGATCGAGGTGCTTAATCTTCCGAAGAATCTCGTGATTTATAATCAGTATCAGAAGGAAATTTCAGTTACCCTGCGCGGTCCGCGCGGCATCATTCAGGAGCTGCGTAACCGTCCTCCGTCACTGTCGCTTGATCTTTCCAAGGCCACGTCGGATACCATTGTCCTGAACACAGAAACCCTTTCCTTTCCCCTTCCCAGCGGTATCTCTATCCTGAGGATGCAACCGGCCAGTATCACTTTGTCCATTGACAAGCTGTTGGAACGACAGATTCCTATCACTGCTGTGACTGAAGGCGATGTGGCAGAGGGCTACATCCTGAAAGAGGTTGCATTGAATCCAGATAAAATTCTTGTCTCCGGCCCGGCGAGCATTGTCACCCAGGAAGAGGCCCTGAAAACCTATGTTATTAATCTTGCCGGGCTGGACCACTCGACCACTCTTCCGGTTCATCTTGACCTTTCCCCAGAATTCATGGAGTTAATCGGGGAGACCATGGTTGTTGCCAAGCTGGCTGTGGCGGATAAATTTGTTGAAAAAAAAGTTAAAAAAATACCAATTAATATTCGTGAGGTTGAGCAGGAAGTGCAGGCGAAGCCAAATTCTATCACGGTGGTTGCCGCTATCCCTGAAAAATTGATCAGCGAGACGCCAGTGCTCTCCATGCTCTTCAGGGCCTCTGTCAGTGCCGGATCGGGTGAATTTCCCCGGAAGGTGCAGGTGATTGTGAACGGGGTCTCCGTACCTGGTCACGAACCTATTCAGATTATCTCGTACAGCCCCACTGAAGTACAGGTCTCTTTAACGAAGAAAAAAGAATAA
- the cdaA gene encoding diadenylate cyclase CdaA, which yields MPEFLHSFNFPRSVRWQDLIDILIVSFIIYRTILLIRGTRAVQMLVGILVVSFVYFVSIQMDLLTLQLLLRYLLSSILLILVVIFQDDIRRVLTEMGRTPFLKTQNMAARDLTEIISAAVYMARRRIGALIIIERNTGLAEYIETGFVIDANLLQELLVALFFPMSPMHDGAVVIKKGKIHSAACLLPLTKNPDVDKRYGTRHRAALGLSEETDAVVIVVSEETQEISIVQGGDITPMRDEIKLEALLKEILFVNGRSGSLWTKKRLSRQGKTSDKTGSPLDG from the coding sequence ATGCCTGAATTCCTTCACTCCTTTAATTTTCCTCGTTCGGTCCGCTGGCAGGATCTCATCGACATCCTCATTGTTTCCTTTATTATTTATCGAACGATTCTTTTGATTCGAGGGACTAGGGCTGTGCAGATGTTGGTCGGGATTCTGGTGGTCAGCTTTGTCTATTTTGTCTCCATTCAGATGGACTTACTGACATTGCAGCTTCTGCTCCGTTATCTTCTCAGTTCTATTTTGTTGATTCTGGTTGTTATTTTTCAGGATGATATCCGCAGAGTGCTTACAGAAATGGGGAGAACGCCTTTCCTGAAAACCCAGAATATGGCAGCGCGTGATCTCACGGAAATTATTTCTGCGGCTGTATACATGGCCCGTCGACGTATAGGGGCCTTGATTATTATTGAGCGAAACACCGGCCTAGCCGAGTATATTGAAACCGGTTTTGTTATTGATGCCAATTTATTGCAGGAGTTGTTGGTGGCTCTTTTTTTTCCCATGTCGCCCATGCATGACGGTGCTGTTGTTATCAAAAAAGGAAAAATCCATTCAGCGGCCTGTCTGCTTCCTTTGACGAAAAATCCTGATGTCGATAAACGCTATGGTACACGACACCGAGCAGCATTGGGCCTTTCTGAAGAGACGGATGCTGTGGTTATTGTTGTTTCTGAGGAGACCCAGGAGATTTCCATTGTGCAGGGAGGAGATATTACGCCTATGCGGGATGAAATCAAGCTGGAGGCTCTTCTAAAAGAGATACTCTTTGTTAACGGTCGCAGTGGGTCCTTATGGACGAAAAAAAGGTTGAGCCGGCAGGGAAAAACGTCGGATAAAACAGGATCGCCCCTTGATGGTTAA
- a CDS encoding 50S ribosomal protein L11 methyltransferase, whose translation MLRSPYTEYQRLHVYYLDHRNLPPITDPDLIGIWIEDETAILFFHQAKEEFIQALCQETGASIVYQADLDYQDWEAGVKITSFATKTLQVRPVWEMPDRQPDQQHKEHKEGTEILLDPSVIFGSGFHATTRLCLETLELLLLESGLQINSVLDLGTGTGLLAVAAAKLGVDRVTALDNNPLAVEVAQANVERNNCADIVTVQQFDLTQGLPDMQYDLVITNLYKGLLIRLFDDQGFWHPGIYMVSGFIPGMEPDLLAALPADRIQMLHRGNAEQWRLWLLQYSAENQGEQQITEKGLGGNAE comes from the coding sequence ATGCTCAGATCACCATATACAGAATACCAACGACTCCATGTCTATTATCTGGATCACCGCAATCTGCCTCCGATCACGGACCCGGACCTGATAGGCATCTGGATTGAAGATGAGACAGCTATCCTGTTCTTTCATCAGGCTAAAGAAGAGTTCATCCAAGCTCTCTGCCAGGAAACCGGGGCATCCATTGTCTATCAGGCAGATCTTGATTACCAGGATTGGGAGGCAGGAGTAAAAATCACCTCGTTTGCCACCAAAACCTTGCAGGTTCGCCCTGTCTGGGAAATGCCGGACCGCCAACCGGACCAGCAACATAAGGAACATAAGGAGGGAACAGAGATCCTGCTCGACCCCAGCGTCATTTTCGGGTCCGGTTTTCATGCCACCACCCGGCTTTGCCTGGAGACCCTGGAACTCCTGCTCCTGGAGTCTGGACTGCAAATCAACTCTGTGCTGGATCTGGGTACGGGAACCGGGCTTCTTGCTGTAGCAGCTGCCAAACTCGGCGTGGACCGGGTAACAGCCCTGGATAATAATCCCCTGGCAGTGGAAGTGGCGCAGGCCAATGTGGAACGCAATAACTGCGCTGATATCGTGACGGTTCAGCAATTCGACCTGACCCAAGGATTGCCGGATATGCAATACGATCTGGTCATCACCAATCTCTACAAGGGACTTTTAATCCGCCTGTTTGACGATCAGGGATTCTGGCATCCGGGAATCTATATGGTTTCCGGCTTTATTCCCGGCATGGAACCTGATCTGCTCGCAGCCCTACCAGCCGACAGAATACAGATGCTCCATCGGGGCAATGCCGAACAATGGCGGTTATGGCTGCTCCAGTATTCGGCTGAGAATCAGGGCGAACAACAAATCACGGAAAAAGGATTGGGAGGAAATGCAGAGTGA